One window of Desulfarculus baarsii DSM 2075 genomic DNA carries:
- a CDS encoding carbamoyltransferase family protein: protein MNILGISGYYHDSAACLVQDGRIVAAGQEERWTRVKHDHEFPTNAARYCLEQGGITAADLDVVAFYDKPLSKFDRLLETYLAFAPAGLRSFTMAMPLWLRQKLWLPDVIQKELDYDGKIIFPEHHQSHAASAFFPSPFQRAAFLTLDGVGEWTTTSWGVGDGNQIKIKAEIRFPHSLGLLYSAFTYFTGFKVNSGEYKIMGLAPYGEPKYVDVILDKLIDLKDDGSYKLDMRYFNYCQGLTMTNDRFAKLFGGPPRKPESPLTQREMDLAASVQKVTEEVVMRTARHIHAQTGEKNLCLAGGVALNCVANGKLLREGPFEEIWIQPAAGDAGGALGAALFAWHQYLGKPRRATGRDEAQAGSYLGPEFGEAEIERFLIDGGIPFQRLGWEELPRRVARLIADEKVVGWFEGRMEFGPRALGGRSILGDARSPNIQSVMNLKIKYRESFRPFAPSVLAERAADYFDLERPSPYMLLVAGVRRELQRPMTDEQKRLFGIEKLHVVRSTIPAVTHVDYSARIQTVHQETNPLYHALLRAMEELTGCATLVNTSFNVRGEPIVCTPGDAYACFMRTEMDYLALGPFLLEKTNQPAWREDEDWRTRFELD from the coding sequence TTGAACATACTGGGAATATCTGGTTATTATCACGATTCGGCCGCTTGCCTGGTGCAGGACGGCCGCATTGTCGCCGCCGGCCAGGAGGAACGCTGGACCCGCGTCAAACACGACCACGAGTTTCCGACCAACGCCGCGCGCTACTGTCTGGAGCAAGGCGGGATCACGGCCGCCGACCTGGACGTGGTCGCCTTTTACGACAAGCCCCTGAGCAAGTTCGATCGCCTGCTGGAGACCTACCTGGCCTTCGCGCCGGCTGGCCTGCGCTCGTTCACCATGGCCATGCCCCTGTGGCTGCGGCAAAAACTCTGGCTGCCCGACGTGATCCAAAAAGAACTGGACTACGACGGCAAGATCATTTTTCCCGAGCATCATCAGTCGCATGCCGCCTCGGCCTTTTTTCCTTCGCCGTTTCAGCGCGCCGCCTTCCTCACCCTCGACGGCGTGGGCGAATGGACCACCACCTCGTGGGGCGTTGGCGACGGCAACCAGATCAAGATCAAGGCCGAGATCAGGTTCCCCCATTCATTGGGCCTGCTTTATTCCGCTTTCACTTATTTCACCGGTTTCAAAGTCAATTCGGGCGAATACAAGATCATGGGCCTGGCGCCCTATGGCGAGCCCAAGTATGTCGATGTCATCCTCGACAAACTCATCGACCTCAAGGACGACGGCTCATACAAGCTCGATATGCGATATTTCAATTATTGCCAGGGCTTGACCATGACCAACGACCGCTTCGCCAAGCTTTTCGGCGGGCCGCCGCGCAAGCCGGAATCACCCTTGACCCAGCGGGAGATGGACCTGGCCGCCAGCGTGCAAAAGGTCACCGAAGAAGTCGTCATGCGCACCGCCCGGCATATCCACGCCCAGACCGGCGAAAAGAACCTCTGCCTGGCCGGCGGCGTGGCCCTCAACTGCGTGGCCAACGGCAAGCTCCTGCGCGAGGGGCCCTTCGAGGAGATCTGGATTCAACCGGCGGCCGGCGACGCCGGCGGGGCCCTGGGCGCGGCCCTGTTCGCCTGGCATCAATACCTGGGCAAGCCGCGGCGGGCCACGGGCCGCGACGAGGCGCAGGCCGGATCGTACCTGGGCCCCGAGTTCGGCGAGGCGGAGATCGAGCGCTTCTTGATCGACGGCGGCATCCCTTTCCAACGCCTGGGCTGGGAGGAGTTGCCGCGGCGGGTGGCCCGGCTGATCGCCGACGAGAAGGTCGTGGGGTGGTTTGAGGGGCGCATGGAGTTCGGCCCCCGCGCCCTGGGCGGACGCTCGATTCTGGGCGACGCCCGCAGCCCCAACATCCAGTCGGTGATGAACCTCAAGATCAAATATCGTGAGTCGTTCCGGCCTTTTGCCCCATCGGTGCTGGCCGAGCGCGCGGCCGATTACTTTGACCTCGAGCGGCCCAGCCCCTACATGCTCCTGGTGGCTGGCGTGCGCCGGGAGTTGCAACGGCCCATGACCGACGAGCAGAAGCGCTTGTTTGGCATCGAAAAGCTGCACGTCGTGCGCTCGACGATCCCGGCGGTGACCCACGTGGACTATTCGGCGCGCATCCAGACCGTGCATCAGGAAACCAACCCCCTTTATCACGCCCTGCTACGGGCCATGGAAGAACTCACCGGCTGCGCCACGCTGGTCAACACCAGCTTCAACGTGCGCGGCGAGCCCATCGTCTGCACGCCCGGCGACGCCTACGCCTGTTTCATGCGCACCGAGATGGACTATTTGGCGTTGGGGCCGTTCTTGCTGGAAAAAACCAATCAGCCGGCCTGGCGCGAGGACGAAGACTGGCGCACGCGCTTTGAATTGGATTAG
- the ybgF gene encoding tol-pal system protein YbgF — translation MKKTLMMAAVVALAAMLTTGCAVTQERFDALQGVVNSNQAQLRKLSQKVDQMSTQMDSQRQPQAEVVADLTVMRQELARLSGQVDEASHMGGGAAEQMSQSLQHIEQRLAKVEKYLGISAPPPPAPATEGGLTGGDEAVAATVPTVEEKTGPSSAAPAKLSDKERYNLALRLYEQKSFDAARDRFEELLKDKPDGAYAASAQFWVGECYYSQKRFEEAILAYNQVIKRYAKNAKAPAAMLKQGLAFSALGDKRTAKIVLNKLVNTYPKSSQAGLAKKYLAKMD, via the coding sequence ATGAAGAAAACGCTGATGATGGCCGCGGTCGTGGCGTTGGCCGCGATGCTGACGACCGGTTGCGCGGTCACCCAAGAGAGATTCGACGCCCTGCAGGGGGTCGTCAACAGCAATCAGGCCCAACTGCGCAAGCTGTCCCAGAAGGTCGACCAGATGTCGACGCAGATGGACAGCCAGCGCCAGCCCCAGGCCGAGGTCGTGGCCGACCTGACGGTCATGCGGCAGGAGTTGGCGCGGCTGAGCGGGCAGGTGGACGAAGCCAGCCATATGGGTGGCGGGGCCGCCGAGCAGATGAGCCAGTCGTTGCAGCACATCGAACAACGCCTGGCCAAGGTCGAGAAATACCTGGGCATCAGCGCGCCACCACCGCCCGCCCCGGCGACGGAGGGCGGCCTGACCGGTGGTGACGAGGCCGTCGCCGCCACCGTGCCCACCGTCGAGGAAAAAACCGGCCCAAGCTCCGCCGCGCCGGCCAAGCTTTCCGACAAGGAGCGCTATAACCTGGCTCTCCGGCTCTATGAACAGAAATCCTTCGACGCCGCCCGAGACCGTTTCGAGGAGCTGCTCAAGGACAAGCCGGACGGCGCCTACGCCGCCTCGGCGCAATTCTGGGTCGGCGAGTGCTATTACAGCCAAAAGCGCTTCGAAGAAGCGATCCTGGCCTACAACCAGGTGATCAAGCGCTACGCCAAAAACGCCAAGGCGCCGGCGGCCATGCTCAAGCAGGGCCTGGCGTTTTCGGCCCTTGGCGACAAGCGCACGGCCAAGATCGTGTTGAACAAGTTGGTCAACACCTATCCCAAGAGCAGCCAGGCGGGCCTGGCCAAAAAGTACCTGGCCAAGATGGACTGA
- a CDS encoding SxtJ family membrane protein, whose protein sequence is MGFLGDIKQEFGRLDPQRRDLRNLGLVFLVAFGLIGGLGWWGDRPWGPWSVGLGLVFGAWGLAWPAGLKPVYRLWMGLALVLGWFMSRFLLCVLFVLVLTPTGLILRLLGKDLLDLKLKDRDSYWRYCPDDQYDPASTEKMY, encoded by the coding sequence ATGGGTTTTTTGGGCGACATCAAACAAGAATTCGGCCGGCTCGATCCCCAACGGCGCGATCTGCGCAACCTGGGCCTGGTCTTCCTGGTGGCCTTTGGGCTGATCGGCGGCCTGGGCTGGTGGGGCGATAGGCCCTGGGGCCCGTGGTCGGTCGGCCTGGGGCTTGTTTTCGGCGCCTGGGGCCTTGCCTGGCCGGCGGGCCTCAAGCCGGTCTATCGCCTGTGGATGGGCCTGGCCCTGGTGCTGGGCTGGTTCATGTCGCGGTTTTTGCTGTGCGTGCTGTTTGTTTTGGTGCTTACGCCCACGGGCCTGATTCTGCGCTTGTTGGGCAAGGATTTATTGGACTTGAAGCTCAAGGACCGCGACTCTTATTGGCGTTACTGCCCCGATGACCAATACGATCCGGCTTCCACCGAAAAGATGTATTGA
- a CDS encoding DUF5989 family protein, translating to MSKLSVLGQFWGFLKETKKFWLLPIVVMLVLLGALIVLTQGSAVAPFIYALF from the coding sequence GTGAGCAAACTGTCAGTTTTGGGCCAATTTTGGGGTTTTTTGAAGGAAACCAAGAAGTTTTGGCTGCTGCCGATCGTCGTCATGCTGGTGTTGTTGGGCGCGTTGATCGTGCTGACCCAGGGCTCGGCGGTGGCGCCTTTCATCTACGCCCTTTTTTGA
- a CDS encoding PhoH family protein has product MKKTFVLDTNVLLHNPRSPFVFAEHNVVIPLAVIEEIDAQKKRQDEIGRNAREVSRNLDQLRALGTLADGVPLEGGGSLRIEINHRSLRGLPPELDVLDFSKPDNLILAVALNLAQDQANGNVTLVSKDLNLRVKADVLGVHAEDLANDKVDFRHLYGGVAEIAAPQASLDAFFRERALPLEADWALHPNQFVILRGREKPSASALARFKDGALRALLAQNERQCFGLVPRNKEQAFAMELLLDPEVKVVTLAGGAGTGKTLLALAAGLEQVVEQGAYRRLLVTRPVIPLDGQDLGFLPGDKNEKLRPWMQPIYDNLQFLLNTGPAVSPGGNRRLPGFDKGPSQDVEEYLSYTGKLELEALTYIRGRSIPRQFIIVDEAQNCTSHAIKTLITRVGEGSKIIFTGDVEQIDHPYLDSASNGLTRLVEQIKGSTLSGHVTMLKGERSEVAELGASLS; this is encoded by the coding sequence ATGAAAAAGACCTTTGTCCTGGACACCAACGTGCTGTTGCACAACCCACGCTCGCCATTTGTCTTTGCCGAGCACAACGTGGTCATCCCCCTGGCGGTGATCGAGGAGATCGACGCCCAGAAAAAGCGTCAGGACGAGATCGGCCGCAACGCCCGCGAGGTCTCGCGCAACCTGGATCAACTGCGCGCCCTGGGGACGCTGGCCGACGGCGTGCCGTTGGAGGGCGGCGGCAGCCTGCGCATCGAGATCAATCACCGCAGCCTGCGTGGCCTGCCGCCCGAGCTGGACGTGCTGGATTTCAGCAAGCCCGACAACCTGATTCTGGCCGTGGCCCTCAATTTGGCCCAGGACCAGGCCAACGGCAACGTCACGCTGGTCTCCAAGGACTTGAACCTGCGCGTCAAGGCCGACGTGCTGGGCGTGCACGCCGAGGATCTGGCCAACGACAAGGTCGATTTTCGCCACCTGTACGGCGGCGTGGCCGAGATCGCCGCGCCTCAGGCCAGCCTGGACGCCTTTTTTCGCGAGCGCGCCCTGCCCCTGGAAGCGGATTGGGCGTTGCATCCCAACCAGTTCGTCATCCTGCGCGGCCGGGAAAAACCTTCGGCCTCGGCCCTGGCCCGGTTCAAGGACGGGGCTCTGCGCGCCCTGCTGGCCCAGAATGAACGTCAGTGTTTTGGGCTGGTTCCGCGCAACAAGGAGCAGGCCTTCGCCATGGAGCTGCTGCTGGACCCCGAGGTCAAGGTGGTGACCCTGGCTGGCGGCGCGGGCACGGGCAAGACTCTGCTGGCCCTGGCCGCCGGGTTGGAGCAGGTAGTCGAGCAGGGGGCTTATCGCCGCCTGCTGGTGACCAGGCCGGTGATTCCCCTGGACGGCCAGGATTTGGGCTTTCTGCCTGGCGACAAGAACGAAAAGCTACGCCCGTGGATGCAGCCTATCTACGACAACCTGCAGTTTTTGCTTAACACCGGCCCGGCGGTATCGCCCGGCGGCAACCGCCGGCTGCCCGGATTCGACAAGGGCCCCAGCCAGGATGTCGAGGAATATCTGAGCTATACCGGCAAACTGGAGTTGGAGGCCCTGACCTACATCCGTGGCCGCAGTATTCCCCGCCAGTTCATCATCGTCGACGAAGCGCAAAACTGCACCAGCCACGCCATCAAGACCCTCATCACCAGGGTCGGCGAGGGCTCCAAGATTATCTTTACCGGCGACGTGGAGCAGATAGACCACCCCTATCTGGATTCGGCCAGCAACGGCCTGACCAGGCTGGTGGAGCAAATCAAGGGCTCGACCCTCAGCGGGCATGTGACCATGCTCAAGGGCGAGCGTTCCGAGGTGGCCGAACTGGGGGCCAGCCTGAGCTGA
- the pal gene encoding peptidoglycan-associated lipoprotein Pal yields MKKFAIFAMVAALCFSMAMVAGCSKQKVAGPGELSAEEQARLAAERERRLREARLAEEQARGGEQTMREIFENQDVHFDYDRYDLSAEAKQILNDKAQFLSQHPEVTVIVEGHCDERGSNSYNMALGEKRARACEQYLMAMGVASDRLEVVSYGEERPLVPGNTEEAYAANRRGHFVIK; encoded by the coding sequence GTGAAAAAATTCGCGATTTTTGCAATGGTGGCCGCGCTGTGCTTCAGCATGGCCATGGTCGCCGGCTGCTCCAAGCAAAAAGTGGCCGGTCCTGGTGAGTTGAGCGCCGAGGAACAGGCCCGCCTGGCCGCCGAGCGCGAGCGCCGTCTGCGCGAGGCCCGCCTGGCCGAAGAGCAGGCCCGTGGCGGCGAGCAGACCATGCGCGAAATCTTCGAAAACCAGGACGTGCACTTCGACTACGACCGCTACGACCTGTCGGCCGAGGCCAAGCAGATCCTCAACGACAAGGCCCAGTTCCTCTCGCAGCATCCCGAGGTGACGGTCATCGTCGAGGGTCACTGCGACGAGCGCGGCTCCAACTCCTACAACATGGCCCTGGGTGAGAAGCGCGCCCGCGCCTGCGAGCAGTACCTGATGGCCATGGGCGTGGCCTCCGACCGCCTGGAAGTGGTCAGTTACGGCGAGGAGCGGCCCCTGGTCCCCGGCAACACCGAAGAGGCCTACGCCGCCAATCGCCGGGGTCATTTCGTGATCAAGTAA